The sequence TTTGTGAGATCATTGGTATGAAAGATCGGTTAACAATGAGTTATTGAGTCTTTGACGTGTGACTGAGGAAGAATGGGGGCAGTTTGTTGTGTTGCAGCTAAGAGTAGAACTATAACAAATGGACCTTCTAGTGAAACTAAACAGAGGCATGCTCGCTATTCACCATCTTGGAGTTTTCGACGTGATAATCGTGGATGGGTGGCTGGGGAAGAGATGCCCGAAAATTGTTTACGTGGGAGTGGTGATGGAAACAGTCGAGTGGATGTCAAATCTGGTACATCTATAGAAACTGCATTGGCCTCTGACGAGAGCAGTCCGTTGGCTAGTTCTCGATCACCTTCTTGGCAAAATCCCGCAGCTTCCGCAGGAAATACTGGGGTTCTAAGGCCTCCATCTTTTGGTAAGCAATACTATGGGTTTCTTATGTTTCGATTTTCTGCATTATATTCGGCCATGTAGTTTTGTTGTAAATTACCTCATACTGCAAGATTAAAATACTAATCTCTCAGGCGTGCAAATAATAACAATTTAGGAACGGACAATAAAATTTCCTGATTTCGTTGGTGTTGGATTGTGTGTTTCTATAGCCACGCTGGAAATTAAAGTTTCTACTATCTAACACAGACTGATCATTAAGGGCCTTTAGGATGTGTGTGAGggagagatatatatatattttgggatGACATGGACTTTTTTTCATAGGATTTGAGGGTTAATGAGATCCTAGCACATTGGTAATACCCAAATCATGTATCCAATGGCTTGTatcgtaattaattatatattgttgacgtggcaaatcatgggacattagatctatcattggggtaATACTCATGTGCTAGGTTGAACTCAACCGGATTTGAGATTACAATGTTTGACATGTTCTGACTTGCTGTTTATTATTCAATTGACAAATCAAACCCTTTCTGAACGTATTTTTATTGTCAAGGAATTTAAGTTTCTTAGATGACACTCTTTTATAGAAATACAAGTACATGATGAAGATATTTTTCTTTACAGTGCCTTCTTTTACTCGCTTTAGTTAAAAATCCTCCATCATAATTCTCTGTTTCTCTCAAATTTTGTGAGTTTTGACGATTATGTTATAAATTTTAGTTCGATTATTATCTGTTTTTTCTATTAAACATTACCTCTCCATTTTGGTAGCATGAGAGTATAAAAATATCGGGTGTTCAGTTTCATGTTGATCTTCTCCAATTCATAATTTTGTATAAGATGGGATTTCcatttgctttattttgtattttgataatttttcatgGTCTTTGCAGATCAAGCTATCTCACGCGGTCTAGTGGAGGTATGTGGGGAGTATTGATGAAGTtggttatttttatttctaataaTTAATCCTCGGGCATTAAATTCTTTTTTTGAAGCTTGACTTTTCCAGTGACCTGTTCAGGTGAAGGAGCCAACAGAATCCCCATCTATTTCATGTCCATCACCTATAAAATTATCTCCAAATTCGACTCCTTCCAGATGGCATCAATGTTCTCCTGGATGTATGCTATTACTACAAGTATCTGATAGCCCGATCCCAGAATACAAATCATCAACATTCTCAATTTCAGAAGAGGCATCTTCTTTTATTCCCCCTACTTGGGGTAATGATTCAAATCGGGGTTCTTATGGCGGGTCATCTGAGAGTTGGTCAATCCCTGGTTTTTCTGAGCTCATGACTAATCGTAAAGAAAAGTGGTCTTTTGATAGTGAAACGTCAGGAATCAGTCGAGACAAAAATACCCGTTCTGTTGGGCATTCAGGTTCACCTTCTTTGGACCTCCAAACTTGTGTTGTTTGTTTGAAACTTTTAACCGAGAGATCTTCATTTCATGAGTGGAGTAGCCATCTATCCTCCAACGAACTAGCTGTTGTTTCCGTATTAACTTGTGGACATGTTTATCATTCTGAATGCCT comes from Henckelia pumila isolate YLH828 chromosome 4, ASM3356847v2, whole genome shotgun sequence and encodes:
- the LOC140865249 gene encoding uncharacterized protein → MGAVCCVAAKSRTITNGPSSETKQRHARYSPSWSFRRDNRGWVAGEEMPENCLRGSGDGNSRVDVKSGTSIETALASDESSPLASSRSPSWQNPAASAGNTGVLRPPSFDQAISRGLVEVKEPTESPSISCPSPIKLSPNSTPSRWHQCSPGCMLLLQVSDSPIPEYKSSTFSISEEASSFIPPTWGNDSNRGSYGGSSESWSIPGFSELMTNRKEKWSFDSETSGISRDKNTRSVGHSGSPSLDLQTCVVCLKLLTERSSFHEWSSHLSSNELAVVSVLTCGHVYHSECLENMTPEIKKYDPDCPVCIFGEKCIMKMSKKALKAELDTKSRKRFKKRFIDSELGRNFVFDRHKNREVEGRGPKMSSSLSMKISQGKTFLRRPFSFNFEVGRFMSENQSTRKKGFLWGRSMSENQSTISPRN